The genomic window GGTCCGTTTCATTCGACCCGCCGCTCGCGGCAAACAAGCGCGTCTACATCCGCCGTGTCCACAAGGGCGGTTCTACCGCCGAAGGTCCGACCATTTTCGGGTTCTTCGACGGTATCATTCCCGCCGACATCGACGGTGTCGACAGTTCGGCAGCTTGGGGAACCGGCACGCCGGGTTATTGGGTCAACGTTGACCAATACCCAGTTTGGGGGTCGCCAATAATGGACAATTTCCCGGTTCAGATCGCAGAGAATGGCAGTTGGTCCAAAACCTTGTATCCGCCCCAGCAAGGGACAAAGTACGCGACACGAACATCGACCCAGTCAAATGGCGGCACATATTCAAATTCCTACAGTTGCGCCGAATATATGGGCACTCGGCCAAACCCGCCTCATGTTTCCTCTATCGATTCATCCGGCATTAGCGGTTATGCGGACCAGAGCAAATATGTCGTGATTTCCTCGACCAGCTACGGCTCAATCACGACGGCGAACGTTGACCCGACCGGCTATTGGTATTTCAACTATAACCTAAGCACCGTGGATCCATCAGGCGAGGTCTTCAGTATCAGCACGCTCTATAACCCCAGCGGCATCGACGTAACATCGTCTTCAACCGCGACCTTGGTGTCGGATCCGGACGACACCGTTCCGGCAGTCCCGGTGATGACCCAATATGACGGTTACACCTTCGCCGGCACCGAGCAGACGATGCCCACGCAAATCAAGGTTTTCGACAAAGATGAAGGCGGCACCGTTACCAAGGACCCGATGCCCGTCAACAATTCCAGCTGGACATCGGCCAATTCGACGCTCAACGACCTCAACAACGGCAGGCAGCCGCCAGTTCCCCTGGGCGATAGGGTTTTCCCGCAGGCACGCTACATAAAATCGACCGGTGAACCCGGTGCGACCATGGTGGGCGCCACTTCTTACGTTGGCACACCGCCCACCACCGTGAAGGTACCCATCCCGCCCGAAATCGACTATGTCGTCGGTTCGACCATAAACGGAACATCGCAGATTAATGTCAACATCAAGCTGAGTTCGAACGTAGGAGGCAACATAACGAACTATCCAACGATTCCATTCACCACCGATGGAAACTGGACTATCAACATTCCCGCCGCGCTGCCAACAAATGCGATTTTCACCGCTGTGGCGTATTATGAGGAAGACCAGCCGTCGGATCCATATGTCAAATGGGTTGGACACGATATCAAAATGAGTCCCAACATAACAGCGGTCACTTCGACAAGTGTGACGGTAAATCAACTTGACCCCGGCCCGCAGGAAATCATCGGCTGGCGCTCGAGCGACGGAATGAAGATCGTAGATTCCTCGCTTAATCCCTCTGACTCGGGTACCGATCACGTTCTTCCTTACCTCCCGGGCGTCACACTTTCCGAACACGACCAGATCAATCTGGTTTCAGCCTTCCCCGATGGCGGCACGATGTCGGAGTATGACTCCAAACCGGAAGGCTATCCACAAGTGCACTGACGACATCGGGGCAGGCGGCACAAGCACGTGCCGCCTGCCCCCCTGCACAGCCGGCGCTGTGTCGCCGGCTGTCGATGCCAAGGTCACATCTGCATGTCGAACAGCACCAGGTTCGCGTGCACCCAACATTCGCCGAGCGGGAACCACGCTGACGCGTCCGCGCAGGACGACAACACTCTTGCGGAGAACACCATGTCTATGGAGACCGGGACCACCGTGCCCCACAAAGCCAATACGCAGCGGCCGCTGCCGCCGGAAATCAAATTCCACATACCAACCGGCACCTTCTCCGGTACGGCCGAACCGGGCAAGGTCATCAAGCTCACGAACACCGCCGACAAACACACCCGGTTGGCGCCCGTCGACAAGGACGGCCACTGGGAAATCGTGATGGGAAAGGAGCCACGGTGGTATACCATCTTTCAAATCTGGGCCAGCGACCCTGCCACCGGAGCGACCTCGCACACGACCAATTATACTTTTGGCGGCAACAAAGTGATGCTGAAAGACGTCTATGCCAGCCGTTCGCTCGTCTTCGGCCGTGCACGGCCAGGCACCGAGATCATCGTCTTCGGACCAGCGGGCCAGACCCTCGGCCGCACCTTCGTCTTTGGCAGGGAAAGTGGATGGGCCGTCAACTTCCGCGAGGCGCTTGATGCCGGAGAAAAAGTCTGCGTCATCGCATCGCGCCCCGACGGCAGCACGTCCATGCCCGTGTTCGTCAAGGCCGAGACCTTCTCGGTCGATGACCGCAATGTGGGCCGCATCGCCGGCGCCGGCGCCAGAACCGGAGACAGATTCGAAATCATCGACGTCGCTTCCGACCAGAAGATCGCGGAGGCAACAGTGACGGACGCGGGCAACTGGTCGGCAAATTTCGCCGATATGCTGGAGGCCGGCACGCGGATCGGCATCGAGCGCTTTCATCAGGACGGTTCGTCATCCACGGGGCCGATTGTGACGGTAACGACGCATAACTGCCCTGCGCCCGTCATCGATCTGATTTCGGCTTCTGAAGTCGCGGGGACGGCGCGACCCGGCCTGCTCGTCCGCTACAACCGTTATCGTGACAGTCAGCCGGTTGTCGCCGAGAGTATACGCGTTCCACCTTCCGG from Martelella sp. NC20 includes these protein-coding regions:
- a CDS encoding Ig-like domain-containing protein; translated protein: MSMETGDLMSLAPDTQRPLPPEISFDPTTGIFSGATAPGTSIRIESSDDQQSFTAKPCSNGKWEVILGKPPRWYTVFTIWAQHMGSGATSDKIKFTFGGSSPKLKDIYVSGTFACGISDAPANVTVHGPNGDLLGCAFAFGKNGSWNVKLPEKLAAGEKVCIVAKLLNGNNSMPLFAEVDTFAVEERCPSHFSGSGARPGDKIQIFDVGGGPLLGTAKATATGTWSVSFDPPLAANKRVYIRRVHKGGSTAEGPTIFGFFDGIIPADIDGVDSSAAWGTGTPGYWVNVDQYPVWGSPIMDNFPVQIAENGSWSKTLYPPQQGTKYATRTSTQSNGGTYSNSYSCAEYMGTRPNPPHVSSIDSSGISGYADQSKYVVISSTSYGSITTANVDPTGYWYFNYNLSTVDPSGEVFSISTLYNPSGIDVTSSSTATLVSDPDDTVPAVPVMTQYDGYTFAGTEQTMPTQIKVFDKDEGGTVTKDPMPVNNSSWTSANSTLNDLNNGRQPPVPLGDRVFPQARYIKSTGEPGATMVGATSYVGTPPTTVKVPIPPEIDYVVGSTINGTSQINVNIKLSSNVGGNITNYPTIPFTTDGNWTINIPAALPTNAIFTAVAYYEEDQPSDPYVKWVGHDIKMSPNITAVTSTSVTVNQLDPGPQEIIGWRSSDGMKIVDSSLNPSDSGTDHVLPYLPGVTLSEHDQINLVSAFPDGGTMSEYDSKPEGYPQVH